Proteins encoded in a region of the Treponema sp. J25 genome:
- a CDS encoding tRNA-dihydrouridine synthase family protein codes for MSVPYLLAPMASLSNRVLRELIESFGGCDEYFTEMISAPALLAGGPYEKFYIDGEPVPSKIVYQLVGSDPEALARAAALLDGRECKGIDINMGCSAPEIKKRGAGVWWMAHPEAAWNMVDQVRKQVRRRRLSVKIRLGFELNPEELLRFCKGLEAVGVDMITLHPRTASEKFKRSSRWEYVGLVHSSLRIAVIGNGDIETAFHLLERGQSGLCDGVMVGRAAVRQPWIFAHARALEKQEPFSPVDLLEVGLRFLNFLAQYQPEEFHPSRAEKFFLYFCDNVRWGHYLRTLLNRAASLREKAQVLEQYFQDHPEERWIPRPSTLNP; via the coding sequence ATGTCAGTGCCCTATCTTCTTGCCCCCATGGCATCCTTGAGTAATCGGGTTCTCCGGGAACTAATAGAAAGCTTTGGTGGGTGTGATGAGTATTTTACCGAAATGATCAGTGCCCCCGCTCTGCTTGCCGGAGGCCCCTACGAAAAATTCTATATCGATGGGGAGCCCGTTCCCTCTAAGATAGTCTACCAATTGGTTGGCTCTGATCCCGAGGCCTTGGCCCGGGCCGCGGCCTTGCTCGATGGGCGGGAATGTAAGGGGATCGATATCAACATGGGCTGTTCCGCGCCGGAAATCAAGAAGCGAGGTGCCGGGGTATGGTGGATGGCCCATCCGGAAGCGGCATGGAATATGGTAGACCAGGTCCGCAAACAGGTGCGGCGTCGGCGACTGAGTGTAAAGATCCGGCTTGGTTTTGAGCTGAACCCGGAGGAACTCCTTCGTTTTTGTAAAGGCCTTGAAGCGGTCGGGGTCGATATGATTACCCTTCATCCCCGAACGGCCAGTGAAAAGTTTAAGCGTTCTTCCCGCTGGGAATATGTGGGACTGGTACATTCGTCCCTGCGGATTGCGGTCATAGGAAACGGAGACATCGAGACTGCTTTCCATCTTTTGGAACGGGGCCAGTCAGGTCTGTGTGATGGGGTTATGGTTGGACGGGCGGCGGTCCGACAGCCCTGGATTTTTGCGCACGCAAGGGCCCTGGAAAAGCAGGAGCCCTTTTCTCCGGTGGATCTCCTCGAGGTGGGGCTCCGTTTCCTCAACTTCCTTGCTCAGTACCAGCCGGAAGAGTTTCATCCTTCTCGGGCGGAAAAGTTTTTTCTCTATTTTTGCGACAATGTACGCTGGGGCCACTATCTTCGAACCCTCTTGAATCGGGCGGCAAGCCTCAGAGAGAAGGCCCAGGTCCTGGAGCAGTACTTTCAGGACCATCCTGAAGAACGATGGATTCCTCGTCCTTCGACCCTTAACCCTTAG
- the carB gene encoding carbamoyl-phosphate synthase (glutamine-hydrolyzing) large subunit yields the protein MKRVPVQKVLVLGSGALKIGQAGEFDYSGSQALKALKEEGITTVLINPNIATIQTSEGMADRTYFLPVTPEYVRQVIEKERPDGILLSFGGQTALNCGVALEKEGILYKYGVQVLGTPVRAIEDTEDRELFVQRLNEIGAKTPRSIATTSTDEAREAAQKIGYPVMIRVAYALGGSGSGICKNEEELVRRCDRAFAHSPQVLVEEWLGGWKEIEYEVVRDQFDNCITVCNMENFDPLGIHTGESIVVAPSQTLTDSEYHKLRRIAIDVIRHLGIVGECNIQYALDPHSEDYRIIEVNARLSRSSALASKATGYPLAFVAAKLALGYSLTEIENRITRVTKSCFEPALDYCVVKVPRWDLTKFKNVDQRIGSEMKSVGEVMSIARTFEEAIQKALRMLGIGAPGLAADEALLGSGFTNLKEALAKPTDRRIFAIYKALDEGWSVERIYRLTKIDRWFLYSLQRVLGVERRLRDHKGKLPDRELLAQAKRMGFSDARIGAILGFSEDRIRSLREEYRIRPAIKQIDTLAAEYPAKTNYLYMTYGAATGASSGAATIDDVVPANRGVMVLGSGAYRIGSSVEFDWCCVNAIQTARKAGRYTIMVNCNPETVSTDYDVCDRLYFEELTLERVLDIYERERPDGVILSMGGQIPNNLAMKLFKAGVVIYGTHPTAIDTAEDRHKFSALLDKLGIDQPAWKELSSIEAARNFAHEVGYPVLIRPSYVLSGAAMNVAWDDESLERFLALAADVSPEHPVVISKFIENSKEIEIDAVAKRGEILYDAITEHIENAGVHSGDATVVLPAQRLYIETVRKIRKITAQIARALDITGPFNIQFLAQRNHVRVIECNLRASRSFPFCSKVSRVNMIDLATRAMLDEPVQHPGTSALDLEWVGVKAAQFSFSRLHGADPILGVEMASTGEVGCIGSELDDAFMKALLSVGYRVPKKNILLSTGPLEDKVDFLDSAQKLVAMGYTLYASRGTAKFLESRGVPVKALNWPLESKEPNIAGMLKRREIDLVINIPKNNRQTELKNDYLIRRMAIDFDIPLFTNIKVARQFIEALEYKNKRGLEIKAWEDYQ from the coding sequence ATGAAACGGGTACCCGTACAAAAGGTTCTGGTGTTAGGCTCGGGGGCCCTTAAAATCGGGCAGGCCGGGGAATTCGATTACTCCGGATCCCAGGCTCTGAAGGCCCTGAAAGAAGAAGGAATCACCACCGTCCTCATCAATCCGAATATCGCCACCATTCAAACCAGCGAAGGCATGGCGGATAGAACCTACTTTCTGCCGGTCACACCGGAGTATGTCCGCCAGGTAATAGAAAAGGAACGGCCCGATGGGATTCTCCTTTCCTTCGGCGGACAAACGGCATTAAATTGTGGCGTCGCCCTGGAAAAAGAGGGAATCCTGTACAAGTATGGGGTTCAGGTACTCGGTACGCCGGTTCGGGCCATCGAAGACACGGAAGATCGGGAACTCTTTGTGCAACGGCTCAACGAAATTGGGGCCAAGACGCCCCGGAGCATCGCCACCACCAGCACCGACGAAGCCCGAGAGGCGGCCCAGAAAATCGGCTACCCCGTGATGATCCGGGTGGCCTATGCCTTAGGGGGCTCCGGTTCGGGGATCTGCAAAAACGAGGAAGAACTGGTCCGTCGCTGCGACCGGGCCTTTGCCCACTCTCCCCAGGTACTGGTAGAAGAATGGCTGGGGGGCTGGAAAGAGATTGAGTATGAGGTGGTCCGGGATCAATTTGATAACTGCATCACCGTGTGTAACATGGAAAACTTCGATCCCCTGGGGATTCACACCGGCGAAAGCATTGTCGTAGCGCCCTCTCAGACCCTTACTGATTCGGAATACCACAAGTTGCGCCGCATCGCCATCGATGTCATCCGACACCTGGGGATAGTTGGAGAATGCAATATCCAGTACGCCCTGGATCCTCACTCGGAGGACTACCGGATCATCGAAGTAAACGCCCGACTTTCCCGAAGTTCAGCCCTCGCATCTAAGGCTACGGGCTATCCCCTTGCGTTCGTGGCTGCCAAACTCGCCCTGGGGTATTCCTTAACAGAAATAGAAAACCGCATTACCCGGGTTACAAAGAGCTGTTTTGAGCCTGCTCTGGATTATTGTGTCGTTAAGGTTCCCCGGTGGGATCTTACCAAATTCAAAAATGTGGACCAGCGGATTGGTTCGGAGATGAAGTCAGTGGGCGAAGTGATGTCCATTGCCCGCACCTTTGAGGAGGCAATCCAAAAGGCCCTGCGGATGCTGGGCATTGGGGCCCCCGGCCTTGCGGCGGACGAGGCCCTTCTAGGCAGCGGCTTTACTAACCTTAAGGAAGCCCTGGCAAAACCCACGGATCGGCGGATCTTTGCCATTTATAAAGCCCTGGACGAAGGATGGTCGGTGGAACGGATCTATCGGCTTACCAAAATAGACCGCTGGTTTTTATACAGCCTTCAGCGGGTGCTGGGGGTAGAACGAAGGTTACGGGACCATAAAGGCAAACTCCCGGACCGGGAACTCCTTGCCCAGGCAAAGCGGATGGGCTTTTCCGATGCTCGGATTGGTGCGATTCTAGGCTTTTCTGAAGATCGGATCCGCAGCCTCCGGGAAGAATATCGAATTCGACCGGCCATCAAACAAATCGATACCCTCGCAGCCGAATATCCAGCTAAGACCAATTACTTGTACATGACCTACGGGGCGGCAACCGGCGCGTCCAGCGGGGCCGCCACCATCGACGATGTGGTGCCCGCTAATCGGGGGGTCATGGTCCTCGGTTCGGGGGCCTACCGGATCGGTAGTAGCGTCGAATTTGACTGGTGCTGCGTCAATGCCATTCAGACGGCCCGAAAAGCGGGGCGATACACCATCATGGTGAACTGTAACCCCGAAACGGTTTCCACCGACTACGATGTGTGTGATCGGCTTTATTTTGAAGAGCTTACCCTTGAACGGGTCCTGGACATTTATGAGCGAGAACGGCCCGATGGGGTAATCCTTTCCATGGGGGGCCAGATCCCCAACAACCTGGCCATGAAACTTTTCAAAGCGGGGGTGGTAATATACGGCACCCATCCCACCGCAATCGACACCGCCGAGGATCGCCACAAGTTTTCGGCCCTGCTGGACAAGCTCGGGATTGACCAGCCCGCATGGAAGGAGCTCAGCAGCATAGAGGCGGCCCGAAATTTTGCCCACGAGGTGGGGTACCCCGTGCTTATCCGACCAAGTTACGTCCTTTCGGGGGCCGCCATGAATGTGGCCTGGGACGATGAAAGCCTGGAACGGTTTCTTGCTCTGGCGGCAGACGTGTCTCCCGAACACCCGGTGGTTATCTCCAAATTCATCGAAAACTCTAAGGAAATTGAAATCGATGCGGTGGCCAAACGGGGAGAAATCCTCTATGATGCCATTACGGAACACATCGAGAATGCGGGGGTCCATTCGGGGGATGCCACGGTGGTGCTCCCTGCCCAGCGGCTCTACATCGAAACGGTCCGGAAGATCCGAAAAATCACCGCCCAGATTGCCCGGGCCCTGGACATTACCGGACCCTTTAACATTCAGTTCCTTGCCCAGCGGAACCACGTCCGGGTCATCGAATGCAACCTCCGGGCAAGCCGGAGTTTCCCCTTCTGTTCCAAGGTGAGTCGGGTCAACATGATAGACCTGGCCACCCGGGCCATGCTGGACGAACCGGTCCAACACCCCGGCACTTCCGCCCTGGACCTAGAGTGGGTGGGCGTAAAGGCGGCTCAGTTCAGTTTTTCCCGCCTCCATGGGGCAGATCCCATTCTGGGGGTAGAAATGGCTTCCACCGGCGAGGTGGGCTGTATTGGCAGTGAGTTAGACGATGCCTTTATGAAGGCCCTGCTTTCGGTGGGTTACCGGGTTCCCAAAAAGAACATCCTCCTTTCTACCGGGCCCCTGGAAGATAAGGTGGACTTCCTCGATTCGGCGCAAAAACTCGTTGCCATGGGTTATACTCTCTATGCATCCCGGGGAACCGCAAAATTCCTGGAAAGCCGGGGGGTGCCCGTAAAAGCCCTGAACTGGCCCCTGGAATCAAAGGAACCCAACATTGCGGGCATGCTCAAACGGCGAGAAATCGACCTGGTTATCAATATTCCTAAAAACAATCGCCAGACGGAACTCAAGAATGACTACCTGATTCGACGTATGGCCATTGATTTTGATATTCCCCTCTTTACCAACATCAAGGTGGCCCGGCAATTTATCGAAGCCCTGGAATACAAAAACAAACGGGGCCTTGAGATAAAGGCCTGGGAAGACTATCAGTAA
- a CDS encoding FprA family A-type flavoprotein, translating into MKAHRIADHVYCLHADIETDDRFEGIWPIPEGVSLNTYLVRGTKTALIDLVRDWTNAADQLRRQLDSLGTSFEQIDYIILNHLEPDHTGYLAELRNINPRLEIISTAKGIKLVESFYNITEGVRAVKDGDQLDLGNGVILRFFETPNIHWPETMMTWEETSGTLFSCDAFGSFGKLGDRVFDDQFTPEEHRFYEEESLRYYANIVASFSTFVERGIQKLSGLPIRCVAPSHGIVWRTRPAEIIERYLRYASYSKGPAEKEVCVIWGSMYDNTRLGLEAVLRGIESEGVPYRIHRVPNEDVSYVLADAYRAEGILLAMPTYEYAMFPPMAYVLDIFRRKHIYHKKVVRIGSWGWVGGAQKEYEAAIEPLKWESLASVEWAGIPKEGDIKRLEEAGKLLAQKIKGV; encoded by the coding sequence ATGAAAGCCCACCGTATCGCAGACCATGTATACTGTCTGCATGCAGATATCGAAACGGATGACCGATTCGAAGGGATCTGGCCTATTCCCGAAGGGGTTTCCCTGAACACCTACCTGGTAAGGGGAACAAAAACCGCCCTCATCGATCTGGTACGGGACTGGACTAATGCGGCGGATCAGTTGCGAAGGCAACTCGATTCTCTCGGGACATCCTTTGAACAGATTGACTATATCATTTTGAACCACCTTGAGCCGGATCACACGGGGTATCTGGCAGAACTGCGAAACATTAATCCCCGCCTTGAAATTATCTCCACCGCCAAGGGCATCAAATTGGTAGAATCTTTTTACAATATCACAGAGGGGGTACGGGCAGTAAAAGATGGCGACCAGCTTGACCTTGGTAATGGGGTGATACTCCGGTTTTTCGAGACCCCTAATATCCATTGGCCCGAAACGATGATGACCTGGGAAGAGACCTCGGGGACCCTCTTCTCGTGCGACGCCTTTGGGTCCTTTGGGAAACTGGGAGACCGGGTATTTGATGATCAATTTACCCCGGAGGAACACCGGTTTTATGAAGAAGAAAGTCTCCGGTACTACGCCAACATTGTGGCCTCCTTTTCCACCTTTGTAGAACGGGGCATTCAAAAACTTTCCGGTCTTCCCATTCGTTGTGTGGCCCCAAGCCATGGGATTGTGTGGCGAACGCGGCCGGCCGAAATCATCGAACGGTACCTTCGGTACGCATCTTATAGCAAAGGGCCCGCAGAAAAGGAAGTTTGTGTCATCTGGGGTTCCATGTATGATAACACCCGGCTGGGGCTTGAGGCGGTTCTGCGGGGTATCGAAAGCGAAGGGGTTCCCTACCGGATACATCGGGTACCCAACGAAGATGTTTCGTATGTGCTGGCCGACGCATACCGGGCAGAGGGAATTCTCCTTGCCATGCCTACTTATGAATATGCCATGTTTCCACCCATGGCGTATGTGCTCGATATTTTTCGCCGAAAACACATCTATCACAAAAAGGTGGTCCGCATCGGTTCCTGGGGATGGGTCGGAGGAGCACAAAAGGAATATGAAGCAGCCATCGAACCCCTCAAATGGGAAAGCCTGGCTTCCGTTGAATGGGCGGGAATCCCCAAGGAAGGGGACATCAAGCGCCTCGAAGAAGCGGGGAAACTCCTTGCCCAAAAGATAAAAGGGGTTTAA
- a CDS encoding response regulator yields the protein MIAKTDMPSINEKKPDGIKPDGTPYRVLIIDDSMFIAKQLGQILTSEGFEVVATATDGMQGIEKYKELYPNVDLVTLDITMPVLDGVTALEKILEFDKNATVIMVSALGKEDVVKKSLLLGAKSYIVKPLDRKKVLERVVAVLKK from the coding sequence ATGATTGCAAAAACCGACATGCCCAGTATCAACGAGAAAAAGCCCGATGGGATAAAACCCGATGGCACTCCCTATCGGGTCCTCATCATCGATGATTCTATGTTCATTGCCAAGCAACTGGGCCAGATCCTGACCTCAGAAGGATTCGAAGTAGTGGCTACCGCTACCGACGGTATGCAGGGGATTGAAAAATACAAAGAACTCTACCCAAATGTGGATCTTGTAACGCTTGATATTACCATGCCCGTCCTCGATGGGGTAACGGCCCTGGAGAAAATACTGGAATTTGACAAAAATGCTACCGTTATAATGGTAAGTGCCCTTGGAAAGGAAGATGTGGTCAAGAAGTCCCTTCTTCTCGGCGCTAAAAGTTACATTGTAAAACCCCTGGACCGAAAAAAGGTTCTAGAGCGGGTTGTAGCGGTTCTTAAAAAATAA
- a CDS encoding carbohydrate-binding family 9-like protein, giving the protein MKHYRTYRLGRDFSPDAPELRKELEDKPAIEEFHFPWAGYDTLQYSTCVRIGYTDQFLYVRFDAYAPTLRARRTEPKSDVFRDDCLEVFLMPPGCRYWAWEINALGTLLDYQAYTQEGKEIEFEYPWKSTAQYTVQYYSQEKTLVLELALPWHDFERTEPPLPGTQWRISLNRIILNEEEKPSYGSWSSFPKEKVSFHQPEYFGILEFV; this is encoded by the coding sequence GTGAAGCACTACCGTACGTACCGCCTTGGCCGGGATTTCTCTCCCGATGCCCCGGAACTTCGAAAGGAACTAGAAGATAAACCCGCCATAGAGGAGTTCCATTTTCCCTGGGCGGGTTATGATACCCTGCAATATTCCACCTGCGTACGAATAGGATATACGGACCAATTCCTCTACGTTCGGTTTGACGCGTATGCCCCTACTCTTCGAGCCCGGAGAACCGAACCGAAGTCGGATGTTTTTCGGGATGACTGCCTTGAAGTTTTCCTTATGCCACCGGGATGCCGCTACTGGGCCTGGGAAATAAACGCCCTTGGTACGCTACTTGATTACCAGGCCTATACCCAGGAAGGCAAGGAAATCGAATTTGAGTACCCCTGGAAAAGCACCGCCCAATATACCGTCCAGTATTATTCCCAAGAAAAGACGCTGGTCCTGGAACTAGCCCTTCCCTGGCATGATTTTGAGCGTACCGAGCCCCCATTACCAGGAACTCAGTGGCGGATAAGTCTTAATCGAATCATATTGAACGAAGAAGAAAAGCCCTCCTACGGCAGCTGGAGCTCCTTCCCCAAAGAAAAAGTAAGTTTCCATCAACCAGAATATTTTGGGATCCTCGAGTTTGTCTAA
- the ybaK gene encoding Cys-tRNA(Pro) deacylase codes for MEKTNVIRILEGHKIAHRVLSYPVDESDLSAVHAAEILQIPPEQVFKTIVLVGDRSGPLVCVVPGPYEVDLKKAARASGNKAIDPLPLRELEGLTGYIRGGCSPIGMKKLFPTYIEELALLFDAITVSAGKRGLQVQLAAQDLARLIGAHFASLV; via the coding sequence ATGGAAAAAACTAACGTGATACGGATCCTCGAAGGCCACAAGATTGCCCACCGGGTTCTGTCGTATCCGGTGGACGAATCGGATCTTTCCGCGGTCCATGCGGCCGAGATCTTACAAATACCCCCAGAACAGGTATTCAAAACCATCGTGTTAGTAGGGGACCGTAGCGGACCCCTCGTATGTGTGGTTCCCGGCCCCTACGAAGTAGACTTGAAAAAGGCCGCCCGGGCGTCGGGCAACAAGGCAATAGATCCCCTTCCCCTCCGGGAACTGGAAGGCCTTACCGGCTACATTCGGGGGGGCTGTTCTCCCATCGGGATGAAAAAACTGTTTCCCACCTACATCGAAGAGCTCGCCCTGTTGTTTGATGCTATCACCGTAAGCGCGGGTAAGCGGGGACTCCAGGTCCAACTGGCGGCCCAGGATCTGGCCCGGCTTATCGGAGCCCACTTTGCCTCGCTGGTATAA
- a CDS encoding diguanylate cyclase: protein MKDPYGCSIVKAVMSGPMKNASSGMSDFYPSFLLPMTEWEESPGEGEPLIEERPSTDPIQLAWSYIRKARSVLLLSRTKEAQEWAMKALELFKAHQHTRGLVHVFLFLGILFLEQGALEKSLENTTLAIELAQNMKSPELEILGFHTVGQVLLKTGEVHEALQYFLQADKKIKEATSLQGSKVFYELETLLFINLGEAFIALGETDNGAEYFALAQEAATHLNNVTVEIRILKGLAIIQKRRGFRKEAMEMLERAIEEAQRYSLRLYLIELWLELGVIHIELNEYDRAIQIFTDVVTESEKNGLFPYVAEGYRNRSLAYEASLNFREALSDFKRFHETLEHISLEQSVSRRRDAEILFELEKAQREAEIFRLRNVELREHKDALERSNRQIQAVAEAGKAITSSLDIQEIARLVQENLKTLMEIEGFSLAMYEEAQEQLQFVFCVEKNEPQSLPPLSLDDSCHLLVWVVQHQQSIRIDDLEKSLAEGVSPLRYLEGVSARSVIGIPLTLGGTIIGTLSIHSQKRKAYSEEDVRLLESIGTFVAIAIQNSQHRQELLRLNEALRAEKEALEQLTRKVSRLANHDGLTGLPNRLLLAELLERAIQRSKRQKTLLAVLFMDLDNFKPINDTFGHQEGDRALVEVAHRIKGALRASDVIARVGGDEFVVLLMDMDNEEGARLVAEKIIKTLEHPLYIEGQLCQLGVSIGIALYPHDGGSGDELIRHADEAMYRIKRAGKNGYTFYSVR, encoded by the coding sequence TTGAAAGATCCTTATGGTTGTAGTATAGTTAAGGCGGTAATGAGTGGTCCCATGAAAAATGCTTCTTCTGGCATGTCTGATTTTTATCCTTCTTTTTTGTTGCCCATGACGGAGTGGGAAGAAAGTCCGGGAGAAGGCGAACCCCTGATTGAAGAGCGTCCCTCGACAGATCCTATCCAGCTTGCCTGGAGTTACATCCGTAAGGCCCGTTCGGTACTCCTCTTATCTCGAACAAAGGAAGCCCAGGAATGGGCCATGAAGGCCCTGGAACTGTTTAAGGCCCATCAACATACCCGGGGCCTTGTGCATGTGTTTCTGTTTTTGGGTATCCTTTTTCTTGAACAAGGGGCCTTAGAAAAATCTCTGGAAAATACGACCCTGGCCATTGAGCTTGCTCAAAATATGAAAAGCCCTGAATTAGAAATTCTGGGGTTCCATACGGTGGGTCAGGTTTTGCTTAAAACAGGAGAGGTTCATGAGGCGCTCCAGTATTTCCTCCAGGCCGATAAGAAGATAAAAGAGGCTACCAGCCTGCAGGGGAGCAAGGTTTTCTATGAGCTAGAAACCCTCCTTTTTATCAACCTGGGAGAGGCCTTTATTGCCCTGGGAGAGACGGACAATGGGGCGGAGTATTTTGCCCTTGCCCAGGAAGCGGCGACCCATTTGAACAATGTGACCGTAGAGATACGGATCTTAAAGGGCCTTGCGATTATTCAAAAGAGAAGGGGCTTCCGAAAAGAGGCCATGGAGATGTTAGAGCGGGCTATCGAAGAGGCCCAGCGCTATTCCCTTCGTCTCTATCTTATCGAACTGTGGCTTGAGCTAGGAGTGATTCATATTGAGCTCAATGAATATGATCGGGCTATTCAGATATTTACTGATGTTGTAACCGAATCAGAAAAGAATGGGCTTTTCCCGTATGTGGCAGAGGGATATCGAAATCGATCCCTTGCCTACGAAGCATCCCTGAATTTTCGGGAGGCCCTTTCAGATTTTAAACGATTCCATGAAACCCTGGAACATATTTCTCTTGAGCAAAGTGTGAGCCGCCGTCGAGATGCGGAGATTCTCTTCGAACTTGAAAAGGCCCAACGAGAAGCAGAGATATTCCGCTTACGAAATGTAGAATTACGGGAGCATAAGGATGCCCTGGAGCGTTCTAATCGGCAAATTCAGGCTGTTGCAGAGGCTGGTAAGGCAATTACTTCTTCCCTGGATATCCAAGAGATAGCCCGTTTAGTTCAGGAAAATCTTAAGACCCTGATGGAGATAGAGGGCTTTTCTTTGGCCATGTATGAGGAAGCACAAGAACAACTGCAGTTTGTGTTCTGTGTGGAAAAAAACGAGCCCCAGTCCTTGCCCCCTCTATCTTTAGACGATTCCTGTCATCTGCTGGTATGGGTGGTACAACATCAGCAAAGTATCCGCATTGATGATCTGGAAAAGTCATTAGCCGAGGGAGTTAGTCCTTTAAGATATCTGGAGGGAGTCTCGGCCCGATCGGTGATTGGAATTCCCCTGACGCTGGGGGGGACAATTATTGGAACCCTCAGCATCCATTCTCAAAAAAGAAAGGCCTACTCCGAAGAGGATGTGCGTCTTCTGGAATCGATCGGTACCTTTGTGGCCATAGCGATCCAGAATTCCCAGCATCGCCAGGAATTGCTTCGTCTTAATGAAGCCCTACGGGCAGAAAAAGAAGCCCTTGAACAACTTACCCGTAAGGTTTCTCGCCTAGCAAACCATGATGGCCTTACGGGCCTTCCGAACCGTTTGCTCCTGGCGGAACTTCTAGAGCGGGCGATTCAGCGGAGTAAGCGGCAAAAGACGCTGTTAGCAGTCTTGTTTATGGATCTGGATAATTTTAAACCCATCAATGATACCTTTGGACATCAGGAAGGGGATCGTGCCCTGGTAGAAGTGGCCCACAGAATAAAAGGGGCTCTCCGCGCTTCTGATGTGATAGCCCGTGTGGGAGGCGATGAATTTGTGGTGCTCCTGATGGATATGGACAACGAGGAGGGGGCGCGACTTGTGGCGGAGAAAATCATAAAGACCCTGGAACACCCCCTGTACATTGAAGGGCAACTGTGTCAGCTGGGGGTATCTATTGGAATTGCCCTGTATCCCCACGATGGGGGCTCTGGGGACGAACTAATCCGGCATGCCGACGAAGCGATGTACCGAATAAAACGGGCAGGGAAGAATGGGTATACCTTTTATTCTGTTCGTTAG
- the carA gene encoding glutamine-hydrolyzing carbamoyl-phosphate synthase small subunit, whose product MKKKRLQARLVLEDGSEYIGWSFGKARSQAGEVVFTTGMTGYPQSLTDPSFRGQILVATYPLIGNYGVPLQPKTGKPYFDRFGIPVHFESDRIQVAGFVVAELCEEPSHFASTSTLSAWLEQNNVPGIYGIDTRALTERLREQGVMRGKILVEGCREVTFESGDIAHPVAEVSPREVQVYPPIISGTKRAPRIVLVDCGAKANILRCLIARNVELIRVPWNYDISQLEYDGIFLSNGPGDPKACGKTIATLRKALTDSKPIFGICLGNQLMALAAGADTYKLPYGHRGQNQPCTEVGTQRCYITSQNHGYAVREDTLPRGWESWFVNTNDGTVEGIKSTTGPFRAVQFHPEGCPGPRDTEFLIDEFLATVRHHAGLPEEPRRVLPAGETPVSMLRHEEDSKEGVA is encoded by the coding sequence ATGAAGAAAAAGCGATTACAGGCACGGCTTGTCCTGGAGGATGGGTCAGAATATATCGGCTGGTCCTTTGGCAAGGCCCGGTCCCAGGCAGGAGAGGTGGTTTTTACCACCGGTATGACTGGCTACCCCCAATCCCTTACGGACCCCAGTTTCCGGGGGCAAATTCTTGTTGCCACCTATCCCCTCATAGGTAACTATGGGGTTCCCCTGCAACCCAAAACAGGGAAACCCTACTTCGATCGGTTTGGCATTCCGGTTCATTTTGAATCAGATCGCATCCAGGTCGCCGGGTTTGTGGTGGCCGAACTCTGCGAAGAACCAAGCCATTTTGCCAGTACCAGCACCCTCAGCGCCTGGCTCGAACAAAACAATGTCCCGGGAATCTACGGTATCGACACCCGGGCCCTTACGGAACGACTTCGGGAACAGGGGGTCATGCGGGGGAAAATCCTGGTGGAAGGGTGCCGGGAAGTTACCTTTGAATCGGGGGATATCGCCCATCCTGTGGCAGAGGTCTCTCCCCGGGAGGTGCAGGTCTATCCTCCCATTATCTCAGGAACAAAGCGGGCGCCCCGGATTGTTCTTGTGGACTGTGGGGCAAAGGCAAACATCCTTCGCTGCCTTATAGCCCGAAATGTGGAGCTTATCCGGGTGCCATGGAATTACGATATTTCTCAACTCGAGTACGATGGGATTTTCCTTTCCAACGGTCCGGGGGATCCCAAAGCCTGTGGAAAGACCATTGCCACGCTCCGCAAAGCCCTTACCGATTCCAAGCCCATCTTCGGTATTTGCCTGGGGAACCAGCTCATGGCCCTGGCCGCAGGGGCCGATACCTACAAGCTTCCCTACGGCCACCGGGGCCAAAACCAGCCCTGTACCGAAGTGGGCACCCAGCGCTGCTATATCACAAGCCAGAACCATGGGTACGCCGTCCGGGAAGATACCCTTCCCCGGGGCTGGGAAAGCTGGTTTGTCAATACCAACGACGGAACCGTAGAAGGAATTAAAAGCACCACCGGCCCCTTCCGGGCGGTTCAGTTCCATCCAGAGGGATGTCCCGGCCCCCGGGATACGGAGTTTCTTATCGACGAATTTCTTGCCACCGTCCGACACCACGCGGGGCTTCCCGAAGAACCCCGACGGGTTCTTCCGGCGGGGGAAACACCGGTAAGCATGCTCCGACACGAAGAAGACAGTAAGGAGGGCGTCGCATGA